The following proteins come from a genomic window of Mycobacterium gordonae:
- a CDS encoding AAA family ATPase: protein MARFIGSGFSRVKTDALIDEWKNACLLESGSLIFPDRSVWTIENLQDFRERLIENPLQGADQSFGQKLALQLETADEEIRWLVVELVAIYLLFVREAIGTPAKRAMLKSIVAPLGEELPPGWQKISEAMSEGIGNPGPGYNLTRDRQIGYLIDFCLRFKAIGEPHEQQQLLTDPWRMRDFADAASAGIAVREMRHILLHLLFPDEFERISSRTHKRVIVDAFANEFLTGDAVSDDVDERLYEIRQRLAATGAQPSGGDSMFDFYRPPLQSIWDPGSTQSEGASDIDLLAYKKQLVVFGAPGTGKTHRTRQLAEQIIRRAALEKWGAARFFTEQAALDGYIAANVHWLQLHPGYGYEEFIRGLRLTPDGSTTYVPGYLPLLVKAINAVPAKDRLPVVLVLDEINRTDLSRMFGEAFSLLENRDSVAILPGVNSDNGDDQVATLALPSNLFVIGTMNLIDQSVEELDFALRRRFFWRPAEFDASAIIAVNANRWRKHSPTKWGWDRAVDDMTLLAERAGLLNQAISASPHLGSQYELGHTYYFDASFFVGNWLRGRKTLSGGGVLWATNGKPRPGLNDLWTYSLEPLLMQYLGGLEADVAASERARLKAVLFSGTLP from the coding sequence GTGGCGCGGTTTATCGGTTCGGGGTTCAGTCGCGTCAAAACCGATGCCCTGATCGATGAGTGGAAAAACGCGTGCCTCCTGGAATCGGGGTCGCTGATCTTTCCCGATCGCAGCGTTTGGACAATCGAGAACCTGCAGGACTTCCGGGAGCGCTTGATTGAGAACCCGCTGCAGGGTGCTGATCAGAGCTTCGGTCAGAAGTTGGCGCTGCAACTGGAAACCGCTGATGAAGAAATCCGTTGGCTGGTCGTTGAACTCGTCGCCATCTATTTGCTGTTCGTGCGCGAAGCCATCGGCACCCCGGCAAAGCGCGCCATGCTCAAGTCGATAGTTGCGCCGCTGGGTGAGGAGCTGCCGCCAGGGTGGCAGAAGATCTCGGAGGCGATGAGCGAGGGCATCGGCAATCCCGGACCGGGCTACAACCTCACCCGCGACCGCCAGATCGGCTACCTGATCGATTTCTGTCTGCGCTTCAAAGCCATCGGCGAACCGCACGAGCAGCAGCAGCTCCTGACAGACCCGTGGCGGATGCGTGACTTCGCTGACGCTGCGAGCGCGGGGATCGCAGTACGCGAAATGCGACACATCCTGCTGCACCTGTTGTTTCCCGACGAGTTCGAGCGAATATCCAGTCGCACCCATAAGCGCGTGATTGTCGATGCGTTCGCCAACGAATTCTTGACTGGTGACGCTGTCTCCGACGATGTTGATGAGCGGCTGTATGAGATTCGGCAGCGATTGGCGGCCACGGGTGCCCAGCCCAGTGGCGGCGATTCGATGTTCGACTTTTATCGGCCGCCGCTGCAATCGATCTGGGATCCCGGTTCGACTCAGTCTGAAGGTGCCAGCGACATTGACCTTCTGGCGTACAAGAAGCAGCTCGTCGTCTTCGGTGCTCCCGGCACGGGCAAGACACACCGGACACGTCAACTGGCTGAACAGATCATTCGGCGGGCAGCCTTGGAAAAGTGGGGTGCAGCAAGGTTTTTCACCGAACAAGCAGCACTTGACGGCTATATTGCGGCGAATGTGCACTGGCTACAACTGCATCCCGGTTACGGCTATGAGGAGTTCATCCGGGGGCTGCGTCTGACACCGGACGGCAGTACAACCTACGTTCCCGGCTACCTGCCGTTGTTGGTCAAGGCGATCAATGCTGTTCCTGCGAAGGACCGGTTGCCAGTGGTTCTTGTTCTCGATGAGATCAACCGCACCGACCTGAGCCGGATGTTCGGTGAAGCATTCAGCCTGCTGGAGAATCGCGACTCAGTTGCGATCCTTCCCGGTGTCAACAGCGACAACGGAGACGATCAGGTAGCGACGCTGGCGCTGCCGTCCAACCTGTTCGTGATCGGCACGATGAACCTGATCGACCAGTCCGTCGAGGAGCTCGACTTCGCGTTACGGCGTCGATTCTTCTGGCGCCCAGCAGAATTCGATGCATCAGCAATCATTGCGGTCAACGCGAACCGCTGGCGCAAACACTCACCCACAAAGTGGGGCTGGGATCGGGCAGTCGACGACATGACTCTCCTCGCTGAACGAGCGGGGTTGCTTAACCAGGCCATATCGGCCTCGCCGCACCTCGGATCGCAGTACGAGCTCGGCCACACGTACTACTTCGACGCATCATTTTTCGTCGGCAACTGGCTGCGCGGTCGCAAAACCCTCTCAGGAGGAGGGGTTTTATGGGCCACGAATGGAAAGCCGCGGCCCGGTCTGAACGATCTGTGGACCTACTCATTGGAACCGCTGTTGATGCAGTATCTCGGTGGACTCGAGGCGGATGTCGCTGCCAGTGAGCGTGCGCGGTTGAAAGCGGTGCTGTTCAGCGGAACCCTCCCGTGA
- a CDS encoding 5-methylcytosine restriction system specificity protein McrC, which yields MSEPVIFQDLSLRTAANPSEDAWLARLATRLREQDHVLRLAGRGTRVDDEDEAALSRGSDGNWWAGRYIGELRFEDREIRIEPRLGIEVIGAWLALALNVTVVPRSATSGTRAPLIVEVIDRVWSAAVADAARHGTPRLRRLTRHDELFVRGRLDVAGTSKHRRAGSPLVTTVRHDRDLDNPVARVIVLADRALRSLQPFKPTWRPATTGSVLAQLRGVVGALPDLPTSAALRRVRYTPISRRFEGVAHLSYEIAKRRGYLTSASAADLSGVLIDVAELWELFLLHAARRAFGATRVAHGTAEQQGMHLLRSHAKPEIHMGRLKPDIVVHDSGGRVCAVIDAKYKRLRSWSGNPSGVDRGDLYQLAAYLAGHDAELGVLAYPAHDQDDALAHSAGPWVTTAGQTARFERIPVVAEHAAQALSAVAAGRLSARDDQTPVGVPTRVGSW from the coding sequence GTGAGTGAACCGGTCATCTTCCAGGACCTCTCACTGCGGACCGCAGCGAATCCCTCCGAAGATGCATGGCTGGCACGTCTAGCCACTCGCCTACGCGAGCAGGATCACGTCCTGCGGCTCGCCGGGCGTGGGACGCGTGTCGATGACGAGGACGAGGCCGCACTCAGCCGCGGCTCTGACGGAAATTGGTGGGCGGGGCGCTATATCGGCGAGTTGCGATTCGAAGACCGAGAGATCCGCATCGAACCGCGCCTGGGCATCGAAGTGATCGGTGCTTGGCTCGCCCTGGCGCTCAATGTCACAGTGGTGCCCCGTTCAGCAACGTCCGGGACGCGGGCGCCGCTTATCGTGGAAGTGATCGACCGAGTGTGGTCAGCGGCAGTGGCCGACGCTGCTCGGCACGGCACACCCCGATTGCGTCGACTCACCCGCCACGACGAACTATTTGTGCGGGGCCGCCTCGATGTCGCTGGCACGTCAAAGCATCGCAGAGCGGGCAGTCCCCTCGTGACGACCGTGCGCCATGACCGCGATCTCGACAACCCGGTCGCACGGGTGATCGTTCTGGCAGATCGAGCGCTGCGGTCGTTGCAGCCGTTCAAACCGACCTGGCGGCCGGCCACGACGGGTAGCGTCTTGGCGCAGCTGCGCGGTGTGGTCGGCGCTCTACCTGACCTACCGACCTCCGCGGCGTTGCGCCGCGTGCGATATACCCCCATCAGCCGACGGTTCGAAGGCGTCGCGCACCTGTCGTACGAAATTGCAAAGCGGCGAGGATATTTGACGTCGGCGAGCGCCGCTGACCTATCCGGCGTCCTGATCGACGTGGCTGAACTCTGGGAGCTGTTCCTGCTACACGCTGCGCGACGTGCCTTTGGCGCTACCCGCGTGGCTCACGGCACGGCAGAACAACAAGGAATGCACTTGTTGCGGTCGCACGCCAAGCCCGAAATTCACATGGGGCGGCTCAAACCCGACATCGTGGTGCATGACTCTGGTGGGCGAGTATGTGCAGTCATCGACGCCAAGTACAAGCGGCTGCGCTCGTGGTCGGGTAACCCGAGCGGCGTCGACCGGGGCGATCTCTACCAGCTCGCTGCTTACCTCGCCGGACACGACGCCGAGCTTGGTGTGCTGGCCTACCCGGCCCACGACCAGGATGACGCCTTGGCCCACTCGGCTGGGCCCTGGGTGACGACCGCTGGGCAAACCGCACGGTTCGAGCGCATCCCTGTAGTCGCAGAACACGCTGCCCAAGCGCTATCAGCTGTCGCCGCCGGCCGCCTGTCGGCGCGCGACGACCAGACACCGGTGGGAGTACCAACACGTGTGGGTTCGTGGTAG